In the Paenibacillus sp. FSL H7-0357 genome, one interval contains:
- the acpS gene encoding holo-ACP synthase, translating into MIYGIGHDVLEIQRIEALMNKGSGAKFIRRILTEAELELLERRGGNAAEFIAGRFAAKEAVVKALGCGIGREVGFQDIQILPDVYGKPIVTLSEEAWERLRLKGREYLIHLTITHSRELASTFAVMERRA; encoded by the coding sequence TTGATATACGGGATCGGGCATGATGTGCTGGAAATCCAGCGGATTGAAGCATTAATGAATAAAGGATCTGGAGCGAAGTTTATCCGGCGTATCCTTACAGAGGCAGAGCTTGAGCTTCTGGAGCGGCGGGGCGGCAATGCTGCGGAGTTCATAGCCGGGCGGTTCGCGGCCAAGGAGGCGGTTGTGAAAGCGCTGGGCTGCGGCATCGGCCGGGAAGTGGGGTTTCAGGATATTCAGATCCTGCCGGATGTATATGGCAAACCGATAGTTACACTCTCAGAGGAGGCCTGGGAACGGCTCCGGCTGAAAGGCCGGGAGTACCTCATTCATCTTACCATTACCCACAGCCGTGAGCTGGCTTCGACTTTTGCGGTAATGGAACGGAGGGCTTGA
- a CDS encoding alpha/beta hydrolase, with translation MDLATHRTGRPVSRKTKEDKSDIAPNLSLGMIRVKHIVVALLLSVFFFFVFCFIALHGYIAWVLSNPTVAPLYSNPSLAKGLDYEDVTFQAHDGSRTMQGWYIPSKDSTKTIVFSHGYGANREESWVPMYDLAHYAHSLNFNVVMFDYGFASQTNKDIATGGKKESQQLLGAIQFAKDRGAGEIVVWGFSMGAGTALQAGLVTKDVDAMILDSTFLLEPDTLYHNIKQNIDLPRQPSLEIMELLFPVLNGTGLNQIPYSKVKAEDYPFPVLFMHGTKDDKAPYPIAEELAANQSNPYSDSWIVEDSHHELLFREHPREYLRRVSAFLGNVHLAKSQENEQTSIAGK, from the coding sequence ATGGATCTGGCAACCCACCGTACCGGCAGACCGGTCTCACGCAAGACCAAGGAGGATAAGTCAGACATCGCCCCCAACCTTTCACTGGGGATGATTCGCGTTAAACATATTGTAGTCGCATTGCTGCTGTCCGTATTTTTCTTTTTTGTGTTCTGCTTCATTGCCCTGCATGGCTATATTGCCTGGGTGCTGTCTAATCCGACAGTGGCTCCCCTGTACTCCAACCCTTCACTGGCCAAGGGGCTGGACTATGAAGATGTGACCTTTCAGGCGCATGACGGAAGCCGGACGATGCAGGGTTGGTATATCCCGTCCAAGGACTCTACCAAAACCATTGTCTTCAGTCATGGCTACGGCGCCAACCGCGAGGAATCCTGGGTACCGATGTATGATCTGGCCCATTATGCCCATAGCCTGAATTTCAACGTCGTCATGTTCGACTATGGCTTCGCTTCCCAGACCAACAAGGATATCGCTACCGGCGGCAAAAAAGAATCCCAGCAGCTCTTAGGCGCCATACAGTTCGCCAAGGACCGGGGAGCCGGAGAGATCGTCGTTTGGGGCTTCTCCATGGGTGCCGGCACAGCGCTTCAGGCGGGGCTAGTTACCAAGGACGTCGATGCGATGATTCTGGACAGCACTTTTTTGCTGGAGCCGGATACACTTTACCATAATATCAAGCAAAATATTGATCTTCCCCGCCAGCCTTCCCTGGAAATTATGGAGCTGCTCTTCCCGGTACTGAACGGCACAGGGCTAAATCAAATTCCTTATTCCAAGGTAAAGGCTGAAGACTATCCTTTCCCCGTTCTGTTCATGCACGGCACGAAGGATGACAAGGCGCCATACCCGATTGCCGAAGAGCTTGCGGCCAACCAGAGCAACCCGTACTCGGATTCATGGATCGTCGAGGACAGCCACCATGAGCTGCTGTTCCGCGAGCATCCCCGCGAATATTTGCGCCGTGTTTCCGCTTTTCTGGGCAATGTGCATTTGGCCAAGAGCCAGGAGAATGAGCAGACTTCCATTGCCGGCAAATAA
- the folE gene encoding GTP cyclohydrolase I FolE — protein MGGIKEYVNGKVSVNREQIEYHVEKILELIGEDTGREGLLETPARVTRMYEEIFGGYSIDPREALGVTFDESHEELVIVKDIVYYSQCEHHMAPFFGKVHIGYVPSGRIAGLSKLARLVEAVSRRLQVQERITTQIADIMTEVLNPHGVMVVVEGEHLCMCARGVKKPGSKTVTMATRGSFREDAAARAEFLALIKE, from the coding sequence ATGGGGGGCATCAAGGAATACGTAAACGGCAAGGTCTCGGTGAACCGCGAGCAGATCGAGTACCATGTTGAGAAGATATTGGAGTTAATCGGAGAGGACACCGGCCGCGAAGGGCTGTTGGAAACACCGGCACGGGTCACGCGGATGTACGAGGAGATATTTGGCGGTTATTCAATAGATCCCCGAGAGGCGCTTGGTGTAACTTTTGATGAATCTCACGAAGAGCTTGTCATTGTAAAGGATATCGTCTATTACAGCCAATGCGAGCATCACATGGCTCCTTTCTTCGGCAAAGTGCATATCGGCTACGTCCCAAGCGGGCGTATTGCCGGACTAAGCAAACTGGCCCGTCTCGTTGAAGCGGTTAGCCGGCGTCTGCAGGTGCAAGAGCGGATCACGACTCAAATTGCCGACATCATGACCGAGGTGCTGAATCCTCATGGGGTCATGGTCGTCGTAGAAGGCGAGCATCTGTGCATGTGTGCCCGTGGGGTGAAGAAGCCCGGCAGCAAGACGGTGACCATGGCGACGAGAGGAAGCTTCCGTGAGGATGCTGCCGCACGCGCGGAGTTTTTGGCTTTGATCAAGGAATAG
- a CDS encoding YneF family protein: MNIVWPIITLVVGLIGGFFIGVYYLRRQMTTMQNDPEMLQKVAKQMGYNLNGKQMQRAQQMMKNNNQPGRAPVANKGQRRKGK, encoded by the coding sequence ATGAATATTGTATGGCCTATTATTACGCTTGTTGTTGGTCTGATCGGCGGATTCTTTATCGGTGTATATTATCTACGCAGACAAATGACAACGATGCAAAATGATCCGGAAATGCTGCAGAAGGTTGCGAAGCAAATGGGTTACAACCTGAACGGCAAGCAAATGCAGCGTGCACAGCAAATGATGAAGAACAATAATCAGCCTGGACGTGCTCCTGTTGCAAACAAAGGGCAGCGGCGCAAGGGCAAGTAA
- the nadE gene encoding ammonia-dependent NAD(+) synthetase, whose protein sequence is MSLQEEIIAALGVKPAIDEEAEVRRRVDFLKAYVRQAGAKGLLIAISGGVDSAVATGLCKRATDELTAEEGKEYITLGVFQPYGVQEDIEHSYAVAEAFELTHKVETNIEEAVNEIALEVEHSLKALGQHRHITHQGKGNVKARTRMVMQYALSFENNLLVVGTDHASEAITGFYTKWGDGAVDITPLSSLNKRQVRQLAAYLGVPADIVTKAPTAGLWPGQTDETELGITYDDNSDYLEGKQVSPEVAGKLEAYYRRTAHKRNVIPGI, encoded by the coding sequence GTGAGCTTGCAAGAAGAGATTATTGCTGCCCTCGGCGTAAAGCCGGCCATTGATGAAGAGGCAGAGGTACGGAGGCGTGTCGATTTCCTGAAAGCATATGTACGGCAGGCAGGAGCAAAAGGGCTGCTCATTGCGATCAGCGGCGGGGTCGACAGTGCGGTGGCAACAGGCCTGTGCAAACGGGCAACCGATGAGCTGACCGCAGAAGAAGGCAAGGAGTACATCACCCTTGGCGTATTTCAGCCTTACGGTGTCCAGGAGGATATCGAGCACAGCTACGCGGTGGCTGAAGCTTTTGAACTGACACATAAGGTTGAGACCAATATTGAAGAAGCTGTAAATGAGATCGCACTTGAGGTTGAACATAGCCTGAAAGCGCTGGGCCAGCACCGTCACATTACACATCAGGGCAAAGGCAATGTGAAGGCGAGAACCCGTATGGTTATGCAGTACGCGCTCTCCTTCGAGAATAATCTGCTGGTAGTGGGAACGGATCATGCTTCCGAGGCCATCACCGGCTTTTACACCAAATGGGGCGATGGCGCAGTCGATATTACACCGCTGAGCTCGCTGAACAAGCGCCAGGTACGCCAGCTTGCAGCTTATCTGGGAGTACCGGCGGATATCGTAACCAAAGCACCGACGGCCGGACTCTGGCCCGGACAGACGGATGAAACTGAGCTGGGTATTACGTATGATGACAACAGCGACTATCTGGAGGGCAAACAGGTCAGCCCTGAGGTTGCCGGGAAACTGGAAGCTTATTACCGGAGAACGGCGCACAAGCGCAATGTAATACCGGGCATCTAG
- a CDS encoding GNAT family N-acetyltransferase: MHVRSFQLSDVTPVTELLQSALSEECFESTIEPFSRQLSWDSDLIVVAEDEEEIVGALIGTIEKNHGCYFRIAVHPDYRRRGIGKSLVTAMEHRFQARKVSGIFVAVDEHNSFALPLYEAMGYDENQIFKSVRKLSIVG, translated from the coding sequence ATGCACGTTCGTTCCTTTCAATTAAGCGACGTTACCCCTGTGACTGAACTGCTGCAGAGCGCATTATCGGAAGAATGTTTTGAAAGCACGATCGAGCCCTTCTCCAGACAGCTTTCTTGGGATTCAGATCTCATTGTAGTTGCTGAGGATGAAGAAGAAATTGTTGGTGCGCTGATAGGTACAATCGAGAAGAACCACGGCTGTTATTTCCGAATTGCCGTCCATCCCGACTACCGCCGCAGAGGAATCGGCAAAAGTCTTGTAACGGCGATGGAACACAGATTTCAGGCGCGCAAGGTCAGCGGTATTTTCGTAGCCGTTGATGAGCACAATTCCTTCGCATTGCCGCTGTATGAAGCTATGGGATATGATGAGAATCAAATCTTCAAATCAGTACGGAAGCTCAGCATCGTTGGATAA
- a CDS encoding superoxide dismutase, with protein MAFQLPALPYPNNALEPHIDALTMEIHHDRHHNTYVTNLNAALEKAPELQNKSIEELLTDLNAVPESIRTAVRNNGGGHANHTLFWEVIGPNAGGAPTGALAAAIDSELGGFDKFKEDFATAATTRFGSGWAWLVVKDGKLAVTSTPNQDNPISEGATPILGLDVWEHAYYLNYQNKRPDYIKAFWNVVNWEEVGKRYESAK; from the coding sequence ATGGCATTTCAATTACCGGCACTTCCTTATCCGAACAACGCTCTTGAACCGCACATCGACGCATTGACGATGGAGATTCATCATGACAGGCACCATAATACTTATGTGACGAACCTGAACGCCGCTCTGGAAAAAGCACCTGAACTTCAAAACAAGAGCATCGAAGAGCTTCTCACAGACCTGAACGCTGTACCTGAATCCATCCGCACTGCTGTTCGCAACAACGGTGGTGGACACGCCAACCATACCCTGTTCTGGGAAGTCATCGGACCAAACGCCGGCGGCGCACCTACAGGTGCACTGGCAGCTGCAATTGACAGCGAGCTGGGCGGATTCGACAAATTCAAAGAAGATTTTGCTACTGCAGCAACTACCCGTTTCGGCAGCGGCTGGGCTTGGCTCGTGGTTAAGGATGGAAAACTTGCTGTAACAAGCACACCGAACCAAGACAACCCAATCAGTGAAGGTGCTACTCCTATCCTCGGCCTCGATGTATGGGAGCATGCTTACTACCTGAACTATCAAAACAAACGCCCTGACTACATCAAGGCCTTCTGGAATGTAGTTAACTGGGAAGAAGTCGGCAAACGTTACGAAAGCGCGAAGTAA
- a CDS encoding alpha/beta hydrolase family protein yields MNRNFQLPAGEDAVLRCSHFPSQGKANSLIVIAHGYKGFKDWGMFPYLAAALSQEHEVISFNFSHAGIGEDLQNFTELEKFARNTYNREIKDMEILLSYLSQHHKFGSLPLFLLGHSRGGGDCLLYALDHPEEIAGVISWNGITDLDLFTEEQKREMKQSGRTHVLNGRTGQQMPLDAVIIEDLERQAGRYNLLERMKTAVFPVVLIQGTQDSERLRRGSEQLVNLRPDIERVQIPEGNHTFGSVHPFAGTTPQLEQAIDATREFIRSVLAG; encoded by the coding sequence ATGAACCGCAATTTTCAGTTGCCTGCCGGAGAAGATGCCGTCCTGCGCTGCTCACATTTTCCATCTCAAGGCAAAGCCAATAGTTTGATTGTTATTGCCCACGGATACAAGGGCTTTAAGGATTGGGGAATGTTCCCTTACCTCGCAGCCGCGCTCAGCCAGGAGCATGAAGTGATCTCCTTCAATTTCTCCCATGCGGGAATCGGTGAGGATCTGCAGAATTTCACCGAGCTTGAGAAGTTCGCCCGCAATACCTATAACCGCGAGATCAAAGACATGGAGATTCTGCTCTCCTATCTCAGCCAGCATCATAAATTTGGCAGCCTGCCCTTATTCCTGCTGGGTCACAGCCGCGGCGGCGGCGATTGTCTGCTTTACGCACTGGACCACCCCGAGGAGATTGCCGGAGTCATCTCCTGGAACGGAATCACCGATCTGGATTTGTTCACTGAAGAACAAAAACGCGAAATGAAACAAAGCGGCCGGACTCATGTACTCAATGGCCGCACGGGTCAGCAAATGCCGCTCGATGCCGTCATTATTGAAGATCTGGAGCGGCAAGCCGGGCGCTACAATCTTCTGGAGCGAATGAAAACTGCCGTTTTCCCCGTTGTCCTCATTCAGGGGACCCAGGATAGCGAACGGCTGCGCCGCGGCTCGGAGCAATTGGTCAACCTCCGGCCCGATATAGAGCGGGTGCAAATTCCGGAGGGCAATCATACCTTTGGCAGTGTCCATCCTTTTGCCGGGACCACTCCGCAGCTGGAACAGGCGATCGACGCTACCCGCGAGTTTATCCGCAGCGTACTGGCCGGATAA
- the lepB gene encoding signal peptidase I codes for MDRELEGEFMRSRKQRYRSVTHHGSKLQPGNRWILELRDWVITAAIVFGFMSLLNLFIFDISTVVGQSMQPTLVEGEKLIINKITLSFANPSRGDVIVLHDPSTGPDRKEYLVKRVIGIPGDFIEVQGHKLYVNGKMADEPYIDTEIQDPDFSGLTVEKGSYFVMGDNRHAGASKDSRYFGTVPQKSIVGKAVYIWWPLSKLNSL; via the coding sequence ATGGACCGGGAGCTTGAAGGGGAATTTATGCGAAGCCGCAAGCAAAGATACAGATCTGTCACACATCACGGTTCCAAACTGCAGCCGGGAAACAGATGGATTCTAGAACTGCGGGATTGGGTAATCACCGCGGCAATTGTATTTGGGTTCATGTCGCTTTTGAATTTATTTATTTTCGATATTTCTACTGTGGTCGGCCAGTCCATGCAGCCTACGCTGGTTGAGGGGGAGAAGCTGATCATTAACAAGATCACTTTGAGCTTTGCGAACCCGTCGCGGGGAGATGTTATTGTGCTGCATGATCCCAGCACCGGCCCGGACCGCAAGGAATATCTGGTGAAACGCGTCATTGGGATACCCGGTGATTTCATAGAGGTGCAGGGACATAAACTGTATGTTAACGGAAAAATGGCCGATGAGCCTTATATTGATACGGAAATTCAGGATCCTGATTTTTCGGGGCTGACTGTCGAAAAGGGAAGCTATTTTGTGATGGGCGATAACCGGCATGCCGGAGCCAGTAAGGACAGCCGTTACTTTGGCACTGTCCCGCAGAAGAGTATTGTCGGCAAGGCAGTTTATATCTGGTGGCCGCTCTCCAAACTGAATTCATTATAA
- a CDS encoding Fe-Mn family superoxide dismutase produces MLYVYGPLLPARILEETVFWKTQEKEHTEVIKAIVPHLEEPYVKLLDEWAVVFGATEQAARRLLETSLTPAFAGQRELAAETELLLQTVCSQSREFIRQLYALCESSKAVKAQPLAGIVLMHIIRESEYFLAVLGGLSTPGQVSVLMRESAADPAEFASVASAEGSGNGFGPATPAAQTREPGSVPIGGHKLPPLPYAYNALEPYIDEKTMTIHHDKHHQSYVDGLNKAEIKLAEARKTNDFDLVKHWERELAFNGAGHYLHTIFWNVMSPQGGGRPTGALLDAIERSFGSYDAFKAQFTEAANKVEGGGWAILVWSPRSRRLEILTAEKHQNLSQWDVVPLLALDVWEHAYYLKHQNNRAAYIQDWWKVVNWPYVSQRYAAARKLVWQPF; encoded by the coding sequence ATGTTATATGTATATGGACCGCTGCTGCCAGCACGAATACTCGAAGAAACTGTATTTTGGAAGACCCAGGAGAAAGAGCATACCGAAGTCATCAAAGCAATTGTGCCTCACTTGGAAGAGCCTTATGTCAAACTACTCGATGAATGGGCTGTCGTCTTTGGTGCCACAGAGCAAGCCGCGCGGCGGCTGCTGGAAACTTCGCTCACTCCGGCATTTGCCGGGCAGCGTGAACTTGCTGCCGAAACAGAGTTGCTGCTGCAGACGGTCTGTTCCCAGTCGCGTGAGTTCATCCGCCAGCTATACGCACTGTGCGAAAGCAGCAAGGCGGTGAAAGCCCAGCCGCTGGCTGGTATTGTACTAATGCATATTATTCGCGAGTCCGAGTATTTCCTTGCTGTTCTGGGAGGACTGAGCACGCCCGGACAGGTATCCGTTCTAATGCGGGAAAGCGCAGCCGACCCAGCGGAGTTTGCGTCTGTAGCTTCTGCAGAGGGCAGCGGCAACGGGTTTGGGCCGGCAACCCCGGCAGCCCAAACCCGTGAACCCGGTTCTGTGCCTATAGGCGGGCATAAGCTGCCTCCGCTCCCTTATGCTTATAATGCGCTTGAACCGTATATCGACGAGAAGACCATGACCATCCATCATGACAAACATCACCAAAGCTACGTAGACGGACTGAACAAAGCAGAAATTAAGCTGGCGGAAGCCCGCAAAACCAACGATTTCGATCTCGTCAAACATTGGGAACGAGAGCTTGCTTTTAATGGTGCCGGGCATTATCTTCACACCATCTTCTGGAACGTAATGTCTCCACAAGGCGGCGGACGTCCTACCGGCGCCCTGCTGGACGCCATTGAACGCAGCTTCGGTAGCTATGATGCCTTTAAAGCGCAATTCACCGAAGCAGCGAATAAGGTTGAAGGCGGTGGCTGGGCTATTCTTGTCTGGAGTCCGCGCAGCCGCAGACTGGAAATCCTCACTGCTGAGAAACACCAGAATTTGTCGCAATGGGATGTTGTGCCGCTGCTCGCCCTGGATGTGTGGGAGCATGCCTATTACCTCAAGCATCAGAACAATCGCGCCGCCTATATACAAGACTGGTGGAAGGTCGTCAATTGGCCTTATGTCTCACAGCGTTATGCCGCCGCCCGCAAGCTGGTCTGGCAGCCCTTTTGA
- a CDS encoding IclR family transcriptional regulator, whose protein sequence is MEDRKLTVRAVERALDILLCFTKENDDLSLTEIAAKISLHKSTVHRLLTTLEEKGFLMRNESTEKYRLGMRIWELSTHLPTLDEPAALLLPAMERLRDRLGETVSLYLRDGLERVRIQAVQSRQAIRRVAQIGARLPLSVGASSKVLAAYAPHEVQIRLLADPAWPETVDRSLYLEQLKEITRRGYATSFEEREPGAAAVAVPIVGRNGSVVAALSLSGPVSRLSRETLEEYAVILSENAAEMGLMMG, encoded by the coding sequence GTGGAGGATCGTAAACTGACCGTACGCGCTGTAGAACGGGCGCTGGATATATTGCTGTGTTTTACGAAGGAGAATGATGATCTAAGCTTGACTGAGATTGCCGCCAAAATCAGCCTCCATAAGAGTACTGTGCACCGGCTGCTCACTACCCTGGAGGAGAAGGGCTTTCTGATGCGCAATGAAAGTACCGAGAAATACCGGCTTGGTATGCGGATTTGGGAGCTGTCTACCCATCTGCCGACGCTGGATGAACCGGCGGCACTGCTGCTTCCGGCGATGGAGCGGCTGCGCGACCGGCTGGGAGAGACGGTCAGCCTCTATCTGCGCGACGGTCTGGAACGTGTGCGCATTCAGGCTGTGCAGAGCCGGCAGGCAATCCGCCGGGTGGCACAGATTGGTGCCCGGCTGCCCTTATCTGTTGGCGCTTCCAGCAAGGTGCTGGCCGCCTATGCGCCGCATGAGGTGCAGATCCGGCTGCTGGCAGATCCGGCTTGGCCGGAAACTGTAGATAGAAGCCTATACTTGGAGCAGCTTAAGGAAATTACCCGCCGGGGCTATGCGACCAGCTTCGAGGAGCGGGAACCAGGGGCTGCTGCAGTGGCTGTTCCTATTGTCGGCCGCAATGGCAGCGTAGTGGCAGCCCTTTCCCTGTCCGGCCCTGTCAGCCGCTTGTCCCGGGAAACTCTCGAGGAATATGCTGTGATTCTTTCGGAGAATGCAGCCGAAATGGGATTGATGATGGGGTAA
- the mutY gene encoding A/G-specific adenine glycosylase: MTTHEQQEQAQQDTKLFFSRNLLEWYHGQKRDLPWRRHRNPYYIWISEIMLQQTRVDTVIPYFNRFIERFPTVESLADAPEEDVLKCWEGLGYYSRARNLQHAARQVKEQYGGMVPNDRDAVFSLKGVGPYTAGAILSIAFNRPEPAVDGNVMRVLSRYFLMEDDIAKGPTRVKMERLAAELIPEGEASHFNQALMELGALVCTPKSPRCLPCPVMEHCAARLAGCETSLPVKTKAKPPRPEERLAALVTGRGEHAGRVLIRQRPSSGLLARMWELPHWPAPPAEGGASAALLPEAAALDRLRRSLRQAGIFARPEEHWMAAEHTFSHIVWTLQVYRCREEDAPALPLAAEGRAAYAAGNAAAAVPTQGSAPPADGTQAGAALASGMPPASVVRAMDTPDAYEVDLFTAADSPVEQFADGSGNPEDAGAVRWINREDMANYAFPNVFLKLLNHYFDELEAQKL, translated from the coding sequence ATGACAACGCATGAACAACAGGAGCAGGCGCAGCAAGATACTAAGTTGTTTTTTAGCCGTAATCTGCTGGAATGGTACCATGGGCAGAAACGTGATTTGCCTTGGCGGCGCCATCGCAATCCGTATTATATCTGGATTTCGGAAATTATGCTGCAGCAGACGAGAGTCGATACGGTAATTCCATATTTCAACCGCTTCATTGAGCGGTTTCCTACGGTGGAATCGCTTGCCGACGCACCGGAGGAGGATGTGCTGAAATGCTGGGAGGGTCTTGGTTACTATTCCCGTGCACGGAATCTTCAGCATGCCGCGCGGCAGGTGAAGGAACAATACGGCGGAATGGTTCCGAATGACCGCGATGCCGTATTCAGCCTTAAAGGAGTTGGCCCCTATACGGCAGGAGCTATTCTCAGCATTGCGTTCAACCGGCCTGAACCTGCGGTGGACGGAAATGTGATGCGGGTATTGTCCCGCTACTTTCTGATGGAGGATGACATCGCTAAGGGGCCGACGCGGGTGAAGATGGAGCGGCTGGCGGCGGAGCTGATCCCGGAGGGGGAGGCTTCGCATTTCAACCAGGCGCTAATGGAACTCGGGGCGCTCGTCTGCACGCCGAAATCACCGCGCTGTCTGCCTTGCCCGGTGATGGAGCACTGCGCCGCGCGCCTGGCGGGCTGCGAGACTTCGCTGCCCGTCAAGACCAAGGCCAAGCCGCCGCGCCCCGAGGAGCGGCTGGCGGCCCTTGTTACGGGCCGCGGCGAGCACGCGGGCCGGGTGCTGATCCGGCAGCGGCCATCCAGCGGGCTTTTGGCCCGCATGTGGGAGCTGCCGCACTGGCCGGCGCCGCCTGCGGAGGGCGGCGCTTCCGCTGCGCTGCTGCCTGAGGCGGCAGCGCTGGACCGGCTGCGCCGGTCACTGCGGCAGGCCGGGATCTTCGCCCGGCCTGAAGAGCACTGGATGGCTGCGGAACATACGTTCAGCCATATCGTGTGGACCCTGCAGGTGTACCGCTGCAGGGAAGAGGACGCCCCGGCGCTGCCGCTGGCGGCGGAGGGACGGGCGGCATACGCGGCCGGGAACGCGGCTGCCGCCGTGCCCACGCAAGGCAGCGCTCCACCCGCAGATGGCACACAAGCTGGTGCTGCACTGGCCTCAGGCATGCCGCCAGCCAGTGTTGTGCGTGCTATGGACACGCCAGATGCGTATGAGGTTGATCTCTTCACCGCCGCGGACAGCCCGGTCGAGCAGTTTGCAGACGGTAGCGGAAATCCGGAGGATGCCGGAGCCGTGCGGTGGATCAACCGCGAGGACATGGCGAACTACGCCTTTCCGAACGTTTTTTTGAAGCTGCTTAACCATTATTTTGATGAGCTGGAAGCACAGAAGCTGTAA